A section of the Phaseolus vulgaris cultivar G19833 chromosome 8, P. vulgaris v2.0, whole genome shotgun sequence genome encodes:
- the LOC137826557 gene encoding beta-1,3-galactosyltransferase 7-like isoform X2 → MKTRGSTRIPAKWVPIFSVFSFILGMFITTRMREPLQSNGVLLSNHRREQELQVVSGDCATKKDKDVMSEVYKTHEAIQSLDKQVSIRQMEQAIARSTRESEISDGSSKTLASRSSTEGSPKKKVFLVIGINTAFSSRKRRDSVRETWMPQGEQLLQLEQEKGIVIRFMIGHSATSNSILDRAIDSEEAQHKDFLRLEHVEGYHELSAKTKVFFSTAVAKWDADFYVKVDDDVHVNLGVLATTLTHHRSKPRVYIGCMKSGPVLSRKDVKYHEPEFWKFGEEGNKYFRHATGQIYAISKDLATYISINQPILHKYANEDVSLGAWFIGLEVEHIDDRSMCCGTPPDCEWKAEAGNICAASFDWSCSGICKSVEKIKYVHSKCGEGDGAVWSALV, encoded by the exons ATGAAGACTCGTGGTTCTACCAGGATCCCTGCAAAATGGGTTCCAATTTTCTCTGTATTTTCCTTCATTCTTGGAATGTTCATAACAACCAG GATGAGGGAGCCACTTCAGTCTAATGGGGTGCTTCTGTCAAATCATCGACGCGAGCAAGAACTGCAGGTGGTGTCAGGGGATTGTGCCACTAAAAag GATAAGGATGTAATGAGTGAAGTGTACAAAACCCATGAGGCCATTCA ATCTCTAGACAAGCAAGTTTCCATACGTCAGATGGAGCAAGCAATAGCAAGGAGTACCAGAGAATCTGAGATCTCGGATGGTTCAAGTAAAACCTTGGCCTCAAGATCCTCCACTGAAGGCTCTCCAAAGAAGAAGGTGTTTCTAGTGATTGGCATAAACACTGCTTTCAGTAGCAGGAAGCGGCGTGATTCGGTTAGAGAGACCTGGATGCCTCAAG GGGAACAGCTTCTTCAATTGGAACAAGAGAAGGGAATTGTCATCAGATTCATGATTGGTCACAG TGCAACTTCAAACAGCATTCTTGATCGAGCTATTGATTCAGAAGAAGCCCAGCACAAAGATTTCCTTCGCCTG GAACATGTTGAAGGGTATCATGAATTGTCTGCAAAGACAAAAGTTTTCTTTTCTACTGCAGTTGCAAAATGGGATGCTGATTTCTATGTCAAAGTGGATGATGATGTCCATGTCAATTTAG GTGTACTTGCTACAACCCTTACTCATCATCGTTCAAAACCCAGGGTCTACATCGGATGTATGAAATCTGGACCTGTTCTTTCACGAAA gGATGTGAAGTATCATGAACCTGAGTTTTGGAAGTTTGGAGAAGAGGGTAACAAATACTTCCGACATGCAACTGGACAGATATATGCAATCTCTAAGGATCTAGCCACCTACATTTCCATTAACCA GCCAATATTGCACAAATATGCCAATGAAGATGTGTCACTTGGAGCATGGTTCATAGGTCTAGAAGTTGAGCACATAGATGACCGCAGCATGTGCTGTGGAACTCCTCCAG ACTGTGAGTGGAAGGCAGAAGCAGGTAACATATGTGCTGCATCCTTTGACTGGAGCTGTAGTGGAATCTGCAAGTCAGTGGAGAAGATCAAATATGTGCACTCAAAGTGTGGTGAAGGGGATGGAGCTGTTTGGAGTGCTTTAGTTTAG
- the LOC137826557 gene encoding beta-1,3-galactosyltransferase 7-like isoform X1 → MKTRGSTRIPAKWVPIFSVFSFILGMFITTRMREPLQSNGVLLSNHRREQELQVVSGDCATKKDKDVMSEVYKTHEAIQGVRSLDKQVSIRQMEQAIARSTRESEISDGSSKTLASRSSTEGSPKKKVFLVIGINTAFSSRKRRDSVRETWMPQGEQLLQLEQEKGIVIRFMIGHSATSNSILDRAIDSEEAQHKDFLRLEHVEGYHELSAKTKVFFSTAVAKWDADFYVKVDDDVHVNLGVLATTLTHHRSKPRVYIGCMKSGPVLSRKDVKYHEPEFWKFGEEGNKYFRHATGQIYAISKDLATYISINQPILHKYANEDVSLGAWFIGLEVEHIDDRSMCCGTPPDCEWKAEAGNICAASFDWSCSGICKSVEKIKYVHSKCGEGDGAVWSALV, encoded by the exons ATGAAGACTCGTGGTTCTACCAGGATCCCTGCAAAATGGGTTCCAATTTTCTCTGTATTTTCCTTCATTCTTGGAATGTTCATAACAACCAG GATGAGGGAGCCACTTCAGTCTAATGGGGTGCTTCTGTCAAATCATCGACGCGAGCAAGAACTGCAGGTGGTGTCAGGGGATTGTGCCACTAAAAag GATAAGGATGTAATGAGTGAAGTGTACAAAACCCATGAGGCCATTCA ggGTGTCAGATCTCTAGACAAGCAAGTTTCCATACGTCAGATGGAGCAAGCAATAGCAAGGAGTACCAGAGAATCTGAGATCTCGGATGGTTCAAGTAAAACCTTGGCCTCAAGATCCTCCACTGAAGGCTCTCCAAAGAAGAAGGTGTTTCTAGTGATTGGCATAAACACTGCTTTCAGTAGCAGGAAGCGGCGTGATTCGGTTAGAGAGACCTGGATGCCTCAAG GGGAACAGCTTCTTCAATTGGAACAAGAGAAGGGAATTGTCATCAGATTCATGATTGGTCACAG TGCAACTTCAAACAGCATTCTTGATCGAGCTATTGATTCAGAAGAAGCCCAGCACAAAGATTTCCTTCGCCTG GAACATGTTGAAGGGTATCATGAATTGTCTGCAAAGACAAAAGTTTTCTTTTCTACTGCAGTTGCAAAATGGGATGCTGATTTCTATGTCAAAGTGGATGATGATGTCCATGTCAATTTAG GTGTACTTGCTACAACCCTTACTCATCATCGTTCAAAACCCAGGGTCTACATCGGATGTATGAAATCTGGACCTGTTCTTTCACGAAA gGATGTGAAGTATCATGAACCTGAGTTTTGGAAGTTTGGAGAAGAGGGTAACAAATACTTCCGACATGCAACTGGACAGATATATGCAATCTCTAAGGATCTAGCCACCTACATTTCCATTAACCA GCCAATATTGCACAAATATGCCAATGAAGATGTGTCACTTGGAGCATGGTTCATAGGTCTAGAAGTTGAGCACATAGATGACCGCAGCATGTGCTGTGGAACTCCTCCAG ACTGTGAGTGGAAGGCAGAAGCAGGTAACATATGTGCTGCATCCTTTGACTGGAGCTGTAGTGGAATCTGCAAGTCAGTGGAGAAGATCAAATATGTGCACTCAAAGTGTGGTGAAGGGGATGGAGCTGTTTGGAGTGCTTTAGTTTAG